The stretch of DNA CATttagtctgacttttttttttttttttttttttctttttagtctgaCTTCTGATCATTAGTGGACTAAGTCTAAGCACACCAGGTCAGTTAACAGGTTCATGTCCATTTTGTACTCAACTACCTTCTTTCTATTAAGCTGCTAAACCCCTATTTAATAATGAGACTCCATAAAATGTTTAATCCATTGTTTTGCACAGTCTCCAAAATCCCTCCCCACAGCAACTCAAGACCCCAAATGCCCACTCAAGTCTGAGTTATCAGATTAAAAGAGattaaactgggcttccctggtggcacagtgattgagagtccgcctgcagatgcaggggacacgggttcatgccccggtccgggaggatcccacatgctgcggagcggctaggcccgtgagccatggccactgagcctgtgctccgcaacgggagaggccacaacagtgagaggcccgcgtaccgcaaaaaaaaaaaaaaaaaaaaaaaaaagacattaaactGATCAAAAGTCCCCAAGCTGGTCCTAAATCTGGACATATTTTTGAGGAGGGGGAAGCTACCTTCCAGCAACAGCAGTAACAGCTATTGCCACTCCCACGATACCTGAGATACAGTCGAGTCACTGACCTCTCAATTATCTGCAGGTAGATTAacattaatcatatttttaagtCCAATCCTAGCTTCTCTGCTAATCAGCAAACCCAAGAGAGCCTCCTCCACTTCTAGCAACAGTTCAGTGAATTTTAATATCAAGCAAGCAAAAAACAACTAGAAGAAAAGTTGTTGCCAAAAGTCACTGCATGTGTCACAAAGCCTAATATATACTGGATTATTCAcagtattattatatattatatatgctatTGCTTCCTCCATCCAATAGATGATCAACAGCTacatatgcaatttaaaaatctgcataaCCTTAAATACTGATGAGGAAATTAATCACCCTCTCCTCTTTTATCAGTTTCTACCTACATGAAGTTCTACCAGTTTATGGCTTAAACTAAAATCAAGAGAATTCTACTTAAGGAAAAACAGGGAAGTGAGTAGCAAACTAGATTAAGACTCcattttgtagggtttttttagCTCTATTTACTTCACAGCCTTCACTGTTCTAGTGTCTTCTCTCACCTGGAAAAACTTCTGCAGCTCTGGAACTTTATTTTTCCCAGCATAATCATATGCGGTAGAATTGGAACTCAGTTTAGTTGGTGTGGCAAATATGATAGGCGGTGCTTCTGTGGAAACCACAGGCCTTAATCCctgcaggaaaaaaggaaaaggtcaaGTTGAAAGTATGTCTGGGCATGTGAACAAGCCTTTCCAGAAGGCTGTCCAGAAGAGTGGAGTCAGTGATTCCACCacacaagagagaaggaaagtccCCAACTCTGCATTACAAAGCATTTAGGTTTAAAGTCCCTAAAACACCCTAGCGCCCATTTCCAGAGCAAACACAGTCAAGAATTCTCTTGCTGGTTAAGGTGGGGGAGGCAGATGGGGGAGAAGCAAATCACAACAAAGGCCCAATCTAAGCTTCCAGATAAACCCACTGTGTCTATCTTCTCATCAAACCAATAAAACATTTATCATCTATATGAACTTTGGGTTAAATTTCAAAAGAAACCTGGctgtcccttttctcctctgGGTGAGTAGGTGTACCAACATGGAATCTCAAAGTGGACTTCAGAAACTTTCCAGACACACAGTAAAGAAATATCTCAATCTGGAAGAGCCTGTAATGGGAAGAGAGCTGTCTTTCAggaccagaaaacaaaacaaaacaattacatCAGAGCAACTGAACTTTCTGGCATTAATAAATCTGTAAGTTAAAAAACAtacactgtaaaaataaaaaaggaaaactcagtGTTCTCATTGTGACGTGTGTACGACAATACACATGTACTACATACACAGAGAGTGTCTACCACTGAAAGGACTGCGTGAAGTAGCATGTGCTGGGACACAGCAGGCATTCAATAAACGTAAGCTGAATGAGATTCAGGGGCTCAGCAGCTGCCTCAGCCACATgtgacagagaaaggaaggacaaACACACAGTCTTAAAAAGAATCTAAGGGGGGAGAaaaatgaagtgctgatacatgctacaatatggataaaccttaaaaacagtacgctgggcttccctggtggcacagtggttgagagtccgcctgccgatgcaggggacacgggttcgtgccccggtctgggaagatcccacatgccgcgaagcggctgggcccgtgagccatggccgctgagcctgcgcgtctggagcctgtgctccgcaacgggagaggccacaacagtgagaggcccgcgtaccgaaagaaacaaaaaaaaacagtacgCTAAGTAGAAgcagtcagtcacaaaagaccacaaatatatgaaagtccagaatagggatatttacagagacagaaagtaaattagtggctGCTAAGGGACAGGGGAGGA from Phocoena sinus isolate mPhoSin1 chromosome 13, mPhoSin1.pri, whole genome shotgun sequence encodes:
- the LOC116764742 gene encoding cytochrome c oxidase subunit 7A-related protein, mitochondrial isoform X2; this encodes MYYKFSSFTQKLTGAWASDAYIPQGLRPVVSTEAPPIIFATPTKLSSNSTAYDYAGKNKVPELQKFFQPYP